From a region of the Abditibacteriaceae bacterium genome:
- a CDS encoding ATP-binding protein has protein sequence MNRCPCGFHGDARRQCVCTQQQIRRYLARISGPLLDRIDLHVEVPRLSTTELMSRGVGESSATVRKRVAKARARQTQRLVPDGISCNAQLRAKQLRAHCALEGAAHDLLKNAIHQLSLSARAYDRILKVARTVADMDDADDIQMHHIAEAINYRTLDRKLFG, from the coding sequence GATGTCCGTGTGGTTTCCACGGCGATGCACGCCGCCAATGCGTTTGTACTCAACAACAGATTCGACGTTACCTCGCGCGCATTTCGGGGCCGCTTCTGGACAGAATTGATTTGCATGTGGAAGTGCCACGCCTTTCGACAACAGAATTGATGTCGCGCGGCGTGGGCGAAAGTTCGGCAACGGTGCGAAAGCGCGTCGCAAAAGCGCGAGCGAGGCAAACGCAGCGGCTCGTGCCCGACGGAATTTCGTGCAATGCGCAACTGCGTGCGAAGCAATTGCGCGCACACTGTGCGCTGGAAGGCGCCGCGCACGACTTGCTGAAGAACGCGATTCATCAGTTGTCGCTCTCGGCGCGCGCCTACGACCGCATTCTGAAAGTCGCGCGAACCGTTGCCGACATGGACGACGCCGACGACATTCAAATGCACCACATCGCCGAAGCTATTAACTATCGGACACTTGACCGGAAGCTCTTCGGCTGA